A genome region from Sceloporus undulatus isolate JIND9_A2432 ecotype Alabama chromosome 1, SceUnd_v1.1, whole genome shotgun sequence includes the following:
- the SERINC1 gene encoding serine incorporator 1, with translation MGAVLGLCSMASWIPCLCGSAPCLLCRCCPSGNNSTITRVIYALFLLLGVSVACVMLMPGMEEQLKKIPGFCDGHVNCDVLVGYKAVYRVCFGMAMFFLLFSLLMIKVKSSSDPRASVHNGFWFFKFAIAVAITVGAFFIPEGPFTTVWFYVGMAGAFCFILIQLVLLIDFAHSWNESWVEKMEEGNSRCWYAALLSATALNYVLSLVAVVLFYVYYTHPEGCSNNKAFISVNMLLCIGASIMSILPKIQESQPRSGLLQSSVITVYTMYLTWAAMTNEPDRQCNPSLLNIIGYNSTSTPSKGQFVHWWDAQGIVGLILFLLCVLYSSIRSSNNSQVNKLTLTSDESTLIEDGLPRSEGSLDDGDDYNRAVDNERDGVTYSYSFFHFMLFLASLYIMMTLTNWYSPDPASASMTSTWPSVWVKISSSWIGIVLYVWTLVAPLVLTNREFD, from the exons ATTCCATGTTTATGTGGCAGTGCACCATGTTTGCTGTGTCGATGCTGCCCCAGTGGAAACAACTCCACTATAACAAGAGTGATATATGCACTCTTTTTGCTTCTTGGAGTGAGCGTGGCATGTGTGATGCTAATGCCAGGAATGGAAGAACAGCTGAAGAAG ATTCCTGGGTTTTGCGATGGCCATGTGAACTGTGATGTTCTAGTGGGATACAAAGCAGTGTATCGGGTGTGCTTTGGTATGGCCATGTTCTTCCTCTTGTTTTCCTTATTGATGATCAAGGTGAAGAGCAGCAGTGATCCAAGGGCATCAGTACACAATGG GTTCTGGTTCTTTAAATTTGCCATAGCGGTTGCAATTACAGTTGGTGCTTTTTTTATTCCTGAGGGGCCCTTTACAACTG tatGGTTTTATGTAGGCATGGCTGGTGCTTTCTGCTTCATTCTTATCCAGCTGGTTTTACTTATTGACTTCGCCCATTCTTGGAATGAATCCTGGGTtgaaaaaatggaggaaggaaacTCAAGATGCTGGTATGCAg CTTTGCTGTCTGCCACAGCTCTGAACTATGTTTTATCTCTGGTGGCAGTTGTCCTCTTTTATGTTTATTATACTCACCCAGAAGGTTGTTCTAACAACAAAGCATTCATCAGTGTCAATATGCTGCTGTGTATTGGAGCATCTATAATGTCAATTTTGCCTAAAATCCAG GAATCACAACCACGATCTGGCTTGTTGCAGTCATCTGTGATTACAGTTTATACAATGTATCTAACTTGGGCAGCAATGACTAATGAACCAG ACCGACAGTGCAACCCAAGTTTGCTCAACATAATTGGCTATAATTCCACAAGCACTCCAAGTAAGGGCCAGTTTGTCCACTGGTGGGATGCTCAAGGAATTGTAGGACTAATCCTGTTTTTACTCTGTGTTCTCTACTCAAG CATTCGGTCATCTAATAACAGTCAAGTAAATAAACTGACCCTGACCAGCGATGAGTCAACACTGATAGAGGATGGACTTCCAAGGAGTGAAGGCTCCCTTGATGATGGGGATGATTACAATCGTGCTGTTGATAATGAGCGGGACGGAGTTACTTACAGTTACTCCTTCTTTCACTTCATGCTTTTCCTTGCTTCGCTTTACATCATGATGACTCTGACCAACTGGTACAG cCCTGATCCTGCTTCTGCATCAATGACTAGtacatggccatctgtctgggtgAAGATCTCTTCCAGTTGGATTGGTATTGTGCTCTACGTGTGGACTCTGGTGGCTCCACTTGTTCTTACAAACCGTGAATTTGACTAA